TTagtttcacgttaaaattgaaagtttaaaaaaattgaaacgatgtgatggaaaagttagaagtttgtgcgtaggaaagttcgatgtgacagaaaagttaaaagtttaaagaaaaaggccgtgtttagattccaaaaaattttggccacaaacatcacatcaaatgtttgacaCATGTATGGgacattaaatgtggaaaaaaaaacaattgaaccatttatatgtaaattgcgagatgaatcttttgagcctaatttcactatgatttgacaatgtgacaGATTAatttgctaataacagattaattaggcttaataaattcgtctcacaatacaggtggaatctgtaatttattttgttattagtctatgtttaatactacAAATGTACGTCTGTATACTtgaaaactttacacccaaagaactaaacacaccctaaacaaAATTACCTACTCAGTATTACCAATACAATTTTGCTATGCGCTGTCGACAAATAATTGAGGAAGAAATCTGCAAAATTATCTAAGAATTACCAATATGATTTTGCTACACGTCTATTGACAaatatttttctccctttttattCTCGATTATGCTTTAAGATTCATGTAGATAAAACAGGTTCAAAAAAGGacttaaaaaaagtaaattacatACTGGGACACTTTTTTTTACGACCCTTTCAATTTGGGTCACGGATATATCTACATTTCTACATTTTACCAtataaatatagaaaagtttcaCCTTGGCTTTGTTCTTGTACCTGCAgttccctctctcctctctctctctctcttctctctctatctctcttccGTCAATGGTAGGAAGACCGAAGACCCACACCACTAGTGAGTAGGTCAAGCAGCCACTGCTACCGCTGCGCCGTGCTAGCGCCGAAGCTCCGCCAACACCAATGTTAGGGCCGTGTGCTTGGAATGGACCTCTATCAATTTCTCCACCTTGGTTTGCACTAAACCATCCCCTGCACTTGTTTGCAGGGTTCGACATTTCGGActgaattttgaaaattttggttATTTTGGACCCTCCGATACAATATTATTTTGGccgaaatttttaattttttgtaaTTTGTCATGAACTTggtaatatttattcaaatttaactaaattttgtttCAAATTTCAGAATGAAATTTCGCCATGTCAGAGAACCGCATGATACAAACACCGAAAATGAAAAGTTGAACCCTACTTGTTTGTCTCGGCGTCTCGGCCACGTTGATCTCCACACTGTTAGGTACATGGTCGGCTTGTAGTTGTTggcagggtttcccaaaccgccggggcTAGGGTTACCGTGCCCcggtggtaagcacggtaaccatgaaaaatcgtaaaaaaaaccgtgcaaaatttattaaaaattcaaattattttttaaatttatttggatTTAAGGAGGTTACTGCGGTTTTTCTATTACCATACCCCGTGGTAAAGCCGGTAACTACGGTAACCGCGTGGTTACTGACGGTAATGTAAACCCTGGTTGTTGGTCGCCTTCCTGATACCTGATGGAGAGGATCAGACCGGTTTACTACCCGATCATCATGGTGATCATCTTTCTGATGCGGCAGTGTAGTTCGCTGATGGTTTTGTGATATGGACAGAGGAGGAGAGAGCTGAGGTAGATCAGAATCAGCCAAACTAAAGCAACTAGCTACTAATGACAAAGATAAGTGGTTTAAAGTGAAAAGGTGTGTTTTATTACCCTAGTTCAACTTGAAACAATGGTAAAAAGAGTGATCCAAAATACAATataatttactaaaaaaaattagaaacatgTGTAGAGTGATCCAAGACTTAGGCAATGCTCACTCACATTCTCCTCCGCTGAGCTACACCTACAAGCCTACAACACATGTTTTTTGTATTTCTAAAACAaacatgtgtttttttattacTCACAATGTAATTTCATGTAATATATAGATAGTCTTTCTTTCAATATAAGAATTTTTTCCCCAGAAAGTTATGAGTTGCTTCGGAGACAGATACCTTGGATTTGCTCCAGGTCCTTATCCTAGTTTAGGGCCTGtatagttcgcgaaaagaaattttttgggTGTCCATCGGTTatttgaccagatgtcggaaggagttttcggacacgaatgaaaaaattaatttcatatcttgcctggaaaccacgagacgaatcttgtgagtctaattaatccgtgaTTAGCATATATgggattactgtagcacttatagctaatcatggattaattaggcacaaaagattcatctcgtggtTTTCATCCTAACTATGCaattaatttttgaaatctatatttaatactctatagatgtgtcaaagattcgatgttaTGTTTCGGGGAAAAATCTTTGTgggaaactaaaccaggccttataAAAGAGCCACCAAAGCCTGCGCGTAATCGATGAACGCAAGCAGCTAGCTCGCTAGCTACACGTACGCACGCATCAACCACCACAACAACCATGCCGCATCCCAATATTGCTGCTAGCTGCTCCCCCTCCTGCTTGCTCCTCGCCGTAGCCGTCACCTTCTTCTCGGCTACAGCCAGCATCTCCCATGGCGCCGCCCATCACGCGCGGCGCGTGCCCgcaccgccggcggcgtgcgTGGCGCGCGAGAGGGACGCGCTGCTGGCCTTCAAGCAGCGCGTCACCGCGCGCGACCCAGCGAGCGCTATCTCGTcgtggcggcgaggggaggccgCTGCAGACTGCTGCCAGTGGGACGGTGTCGAGTGCGACAGCCGCACCGGCCGTGTCATCGGCCTCGACCTCGCCAATCGCGAGTTCGATGGTAGGACGGGCGTGCTCGATGACCAGGTGTCTCTTGTTGGTGACATAAGCCGCTCTTTGCTCTCTCTGGAGCACCTGAGTGACCTCCAACTCGGCTGGAATTTCCTGGAGGGGCGCACTGGTCGTCTCCCGGACTTCCTTGGCTCTTTCAAAAGGCTGGAATCTCTTGGCCTCACCGGCATACCATTTTCTGGCACCGTGCCTCCTAAGCTCGGTACgttaataatattttatttcaaaCCAATTCTTATTAATTACTTACATTAATCTATTATcactaaattaaatatttagcTAAATAAGTAAGGACGTAAATTAGTAGCATTGGTGTGGGTAGCGCGCCGTGAACACTGTAGCAAACGCGGGATCCGTATGGCAGTGGACGCAGCAGTGGACCGGGAAAGCTGAGTACTCCCTATGTCCCAATACAACACGGTTCCTGGATTCCGGTTAGAGTATGTATCCAATATATGTACAGAGTCTGTTACAGTTTAGAAATTGGAGTTGTACTAAGTACATTGAAATAGAGTCGGACTCTTTATTATAGGATATCACTTAAATAGAGGGATGGACATGTTATAACCGTATGGCAACTTAGCATGGCGAAATAGAGCGGCTGCCGACGGCATCCGGCCGAGGGTCATTGTAACTCTAATACGCTGTAATATGGTGGATCGGagaggagcgcccgtaatcagtgccccggggatataggcttcggctgaacctcgttaacaaatattgtGCCTGGTGTCGTCAtcatgtttggatctcctatgacGTCTTTTCCATGTTTGGTTACTAATGTGACTTCGGGGCCACGATTTTGTAACATTCCCAATGCAGAATTAGTAGTACCAACAAAATCAAGTACATCCATGAATAAGGTTTACTAGttgaaaaaggagagagattaAGCATTTCTCATGTCAACATGAGCAGAGAGAGGTAGCAAAATTCGATGTTTCTAGTTCTTTGCGCAGAAATCGTTTTATACTGGGACAACTTCTCCACTCTAGAAATCGTCTTTTCTcataagggcatccacaatgtgttGAGAAACCAGGTAATAGGCATTCAATGCTCCTCTACAACCTGGTAATAGCCATTGTGGAACCAGTAAATAAGTAGTACCGGGTAGTATGCTTACTACCGATAGCAAGGGAATAAATAATGTTGTTTACACAATCGAGACAGAGAGAGTACAGGATGAAAGCATCTTTACTTATGAATGGTTGAGGGTTGGAGAATATTTTATTGGTGGACCCCACCTTGAAATCTCATACACATTGTGCTGCCTGCATACAACTACTACCTCTGACCCAAAACCTGATACTAATGCTCACTTCAATTTTATACATTGGTGTTGCCCTAACAAAGGGAGTAAGGGCATGCCCAATTTTATGACCAAGTTCGGTAATAACATGGGCCCGCGTGCCTGGTGGTAGTAGCAGGATATGAACTCCATATTGTTTGTGCGGGGCACACTATAAAAACTCACCAATCCTGAGCTACGGTGACTCCTTCGTACAAGAAAACAATCCGCTGATACTCATTGACATTGTACAAATAACATAACTTATTCTTTGTTTCCATTAGTAGCCATATGACCGAGTAGTAGTTATTCATCACTCTCACAATACTTGTTGTTAACAGGAGAAGATTTAATGCTTACtacctactccctctgtcccataatataagggattttgagtttttgcttgtactgtttgaccactcgtcttattcaaaaatttttggaattattttttttttgacttactttattatcaatgtactttaagcacaaattTTCGTTTtctatatttgcacaaaatttttgaataagacgagtggtcaaacaatacaagtaaaaaaactcaaagtcccttatattatgggacggagggagtagtattttacCACGTTGTGGATGCCCTAAGCTATTAGTCGTGCGCTAGCTGCTTATGCACGCGATAAGATGGATCTCTGTCTTTTTCTTATGGGCCAGGGTGTTAATTTGGTCGGGCCATGtactttctattttattttaggcTAATTTGTAGGCTACACTCCTTTAGATGGCCCATAGGTTGCGCATGGGtcttatcttttcttttcttggacttggctcattttataaattttatctttttaaagcACAGTACATACGTGGGCCAAATATGTATGGAAATGGGCTAGTGTCACACCCCGatccggcaccgccgtacaacggcacctgataggagagtgtcgtaggaaaaacggcgcgaaccgcttcctacgaaaccgcgatcatagtaccagtcccaggacatagcgctggtacccacgatgacaaatatgaatcattgcaatccttaaattaaatagaggacttatttaccttaacttaggttgcagctcaggacAGCCTGAGAACacaaccgacgacgcggacgaggaaacaccaacagcagcagcagcagcggaaccaacgaaactaacacccaacaccacaggcgacagctgggaaccaggacggaACCCTAATCTTCGcttcacttcatcttctcttcaagacggagatatatatatatatatatatatatatatatatatatatatatatatatatatatatatatatatatatatatatatatatatatatatatatatatatatatatatatatatatatatatatatatatatatatatatatatatatatatatatatatatatatatatatatatatatatatatatatatatatatagtgaatctattctacacccccctttCCCATGGGCCaatcccacctcccccacccttCCTAGGGCCCAAATCTCCCCTCCCACCTCAATCAAAGTCTGGTCAAAGCCCCATCCCGCCGGTCAAACCTCGGTCAAAACCTCCCATTGACTCCCTCCCACGCCCACCACTTTGATGTTCACGTCTCGCAGGAATTCCGCAGTGACATAACggtcatcgtgcagtaacaggacAACTTTCTCGCAGTACCAACATCGAAAAATAGTCATAATGGATCTAGTTTTGTTAAGCACTTTTTTACGAACATCATGGTGCAGATAGATTAGAAAAATACTATATAAcgtgagagatattgctctctaaagattggGATTTACTTTTTTTAGTTCTCGTGTCACTGGAAAGGCGTAGTAACGCAACGATCAATGTGCAGTAACATGACTAGTTTCCGCAGTAACAatgttataaaatcatttttgtgTCGATCATCGTGTAGTAACATGACTATTGTCTCGTTGTAACGTCGTTTTACAGCGTTATGGTGAAAACggttctaaaaaataatatgcgatgtgagagatattattGTTTAAAGATTAGAATTCTAAAAGTTTACTTGTACTAAGCTTGCTACTACATATCTTTGTATGGACAAAGAAAAGTACTTTTAGCACATGTATTAACTTGTGACCATGAACATGCACTTTTTTAGCACTTGTATTTTGCACAAGAtggatattttaaaatttagctaTGCACAAGTACCACAGTGGTACTGTAGTAGTACCAATACTACCATATGTTCTCTGTTACTGTAATTTCGTCATGATGTTACTGCAAAAAGTGCAGTAACGACCTATACATTGCGCAGTAACCGCCTATAAATTTCGCAGTAACATATCGTGTTACTGCAGTTCTGCGATAATGTTACTACCTAATCATAGTAACAAGATATGACTTCCTATAGTAACATAACGGGGTTGTGTTCATAAAATTTGAACAGATATAtacagaaagaaaaataatgatCTCAAATCAAAATGTGTTATAAGGCGGATTGGTTAGGGGAGTTTGTTATGAACCATGAGATCATGGGTTCTAAAAACGAAAATAGAAATGAAAATGAGAGATTGGAGAGAAAAaacgaagaaaagaaaaaaaagaagggggagagagagagatcgggatggggaggaggaggagaaatggcgaaggaaaaaaaaggagagagggagagagaaatcgggatggggaggaggagaaaaagcgaagaaaaaaagagagagatcgcgctagggaggaggaggcgggtcCGGGCGCACGGGCGCGCGACCGCTCGCgctgggaggaggaggggggcgggCGCTGGGGAGGCAGGGCCGGGCGCGGATCAGGAGGGAGGTGGAGCCGCGCGTGATAGGGGAGGGAGGGATGGGCTTGGTAGTTAGGCTGATGGGGAAGGAGGGATGGACTTGGTAGTTGGGCTGATGGggagggggtgtagaatagttattctaagggAGGGGTATATAATAgagatactatatatatatatatatagagagagagagagagcgcaagggtgagtactttcgtactcagcaagccatgggaattatgtgtttaatgcaggcttcaaaggaaaGGCTGCTTGTTTTCACAATTGATTTTAGttaaactctttttttttaaacgactaagtgagtgcttctcaaacgacacggatgagacagtgcgtctcgtccagtcggagtatgtgcaatgtatcagtctttgaattgatcaaggttggcacccggccaacagctttcaaacggccacccaggCCTGGTTGATCCCATCAGCCATAGATTTTCCCAACATCGAACCCTTTCCATAACAGCAGTTTCACAAAgtagtagtcaaacaaaaactacgctaggaatcacctcacatccgcccatgaccgtgggcacggctgttcgaatagtttaataacctctgcagagggggtacactttacccacacgacgttACTAGCCTTGGTCACCTAGCCCGTGTGGATCAGACACATCTGGTGACTTGGGGCTTTcacgacaaggcatttcgaaagccgacacaggttcaccatatgccaacgagaggggtcccagaccgacattaggttaggtcccagaccatactgtgccaggaagcccgggggttctccccggcaccaccccgttgaatccacatgtctcttggcatcatggctcccctgattagctaattactcagccatgggtgtcccattccacccatatGGTCGCACTTGCCTTATGTtcagatgaaattccaaggaaacggtccttaagtgcaagagcgggaaaccgtactcccggtacgttccccggtccgcgattttggaaattcatttagttcgcaagcaccgacccaggtgtcgggttttccaagtcttttgtaa
Above is a window of Oryza sativa Japonica Group chromosome 10, ASM3414082v1 DNA encoding:
- the LOC112936600 gene encoding receptor-like protein EIX1 isoform X1 produces the protein MPHPNIAASCSPSCLLLAVAVTFFSATASISHGAAHHARRVPAPPAACVARERDALLAFKQRVTARDPASAISSWRRGEAAADCCQWDGVECDSRTGRVIGLDLANREFDGRTGVLDDQVSLVGDISRSLLSLEHLSDLQLGWNFLEGRTGRLPDFLGSFKRLESLGLTGIPFSGTVPPKLGMPATLVTLDLGYNALDDVITAEHLSHLNRLKHIDLSYTSLKIQIVSEWQPPFRLESASFQFCQMGPRFPAWLQSQKSIDSLDMSSTGLSGKLPHWFATTFSRASELNFYNNSITGELPKKMRNMSLQRLFLGSNQLKGRIPHLPVNLTQLDLSRNYFRTITIKPSKPV